The Janthinobacterium lividum genome has a window encoding:
- a CDS encoding ABC transporter substrate-binding protein, whose translation MNLKQKLLVASLVLGFSQAAVAADPIKIGVSGPFTGGSAPMGVSMRDGVKLAVAEINAKGGVLGRSLLLIERDDEAKNERGVQIAQELINKEKVAATVGYINTGVALASQRFYQEAKIPVMNNVATGSIVTKQFADQPENYIFRNAANDTIQSGMIVHEAIESRKFKKVAILADSTNYGQLGREDLEKALDKKGIKPVVVEKYNIKDVDMTAQLLKAKQAGAEVVLTYGIGPELAQIANGMEKLGWKVPLIGSWTLAMGNFIDNAGKNGNGTRMPQTFIQDASTPKRKAFIDAYVAAYKPSGGRMPSAVSAAQGYDSIYLLAAAFTQAGGTDGPKVRAALENLNEKVEGAVTTYNKPFSKTNHEAITAELTVFGEVKDGKVVLAK comes from the coding sequence ATGAATTTGAAACAGAAATTGCTCGTGGCAAGTTTGGTTTTGGGTTTCTCGCAGGCGGCAGTCGCAGCCGACCCCATCAAGATTGGCGTGTCCGGTCCGTTCACGGGCGGTTCCGCGCCGATGGGCGTGTCGATGCGCGACGGCGTCAAGCTGGCCGTCGCCGAAATCAATGCCAAGGGTGGCGTACTGGGCCGTTCCCTGCTGCTGATCGAGCGCGATGACGAAGCGAAGAACGAACGCGGCGTGCAGATCGCCCAGGAGCTGATCAACAAGGAAAAGGTCGCCGCCACCGTCGGCTACATCAATACGGGCGTGGCCCTGGCGTCGCAGCGCTTCTACCAGGAAGCGAAAATTCCCGTCATGAACAATGTGGCGACGGGTTCCATTGTCACCAAGCAATTCGCCGACCAGCCGGAGAATTACATTTTCCGCAATGCGGCCAATGACACCATCCAGTCCGGCATGATCGTGCATGAGGCCATCGAGAGCCGCAAGTTCAAGAAAGTGGCGATCCTGGCCGACTCCACCAACTATGGCCAGCTGGGCCGCGAAGACCTGGAAAAGGCGCTGGACAAGAAGGGCATCAAGCCCGTTGTCGTTGAAAAATACAACATCAAGGACGTCGACATGACGGCCCAGCTGCTGAAAGCCAAGCAGGCGGGGGCGGAAGTCGTGCTGACTTACGGCATCGGCCCGGAACTGGCGCAGATCGCCAACGGCATGGAAAAACTGGGCTGGAAAGTGCCGCTGATCGGCAGCTGGACCCTGGCCATGGGTAACTTCATCGACAACGCAGGCAAGAACGGCAATGGCACGCGCATGCCGCAAACCTTCATCCAGGATGCCAGCACGCCGAAGCGCAAAGCCTTCATCGACGCCTATGTGGCAGCCTACAAGCCATCGGGCGGGCGCATGCCATCGGCCGTCTCGGCCGCGCAAGGCTACGATTCCATCTACCTGCTGGCAGCCGCCTTCACGCAGGCAGGCGGCACGGACGGCCCGAAAGTGCGCGCCGCGCTGGAAAACCTGAATGAAAAAGTGGAGGGCGCCGTCACCACCTATAACAAGCCGTTCAGCAAAACCAACCATGAAGCGATCACGGCCGAACTGACCGTGTTTGGCGAAGTCAAGGACGGCAAGGTCGTCCTTGCCAAATAA
- a CDS encoding branched-chain amino acid ABC transporter permease, whose product MEIFLQLVFSGIALGMIYAVIAFGYQLTFATSGTLNFGQGESLMLGALVGLSVVGTIHGGPYMSYLLMIPIVIVFGALQGVFVEWIGVRPAIKIKSEFGWIMSTIALAIIFKNVAENIWGKDDLMFPSPLSAAPFQVFGANVQQMQVAVIVGALAIMLAVEVFNRKSIYGKAVVATANDRDAAGLMGINTGMVITFSYALSSATAAFAGVLVAPLTLTGATMGASLGLKAFAVAIIGGLTSGVGAIVGGLILGIAETTTGYYISTGYKEVPGLLLLLLVLAIKPSGLFGKAAIKKV is encoded by the coding sequence ATGGAAATCTTCCTGCAGCTCGTCTTCAGCGGCATCGCGCTGGGTATGATCTATGCCGTCATCGCCTTCGGCTATCAGCTGACCTTTGCCACTTCCGGCACCCTCAATTTTGGCCAGGGCGAATCCCTGATGCTGGGCGCGCTCGTGGGCCTTTCCGTGGTGGGTACCATCCACGGCGGCCCGTACATGAGCTATCTCTTGATGATCCCCATCGTCATCGTCTTCGGCGCCTTGCAGGGCGTGTTCGTCGAATGGATAGGCGTGCGGCCCGCCATCAAGATCAAGTCCGAATTCGGCTGGATCATGTCGACCATCGCGCTGGCCATCATTTTCAAGAACGTGGCGGAAAATATCTGGGGCAAGGATGACCTGATGTTCCCGTCGCCGCTGTCGGCCGCGCCGTTCCAGGTGTTTGGCGCCAATGTGCAGCAGATGCAGGTGGCCGTTATCGTCGGCGCGCTGGCCATTATGCTGGCCGTCGAGGTATTCAACCGCAAATCGATCTACGGCAAGGCCGTCGTGGCGACGGCGAATGACCGCGACGCGGCCGGCCTGATGGGCATCAACACGGGCATGGTCATCACCTTTTCCTACGCGCTGTCGTCGGCCACGGCCGCCTTTGCGGGCGTGCTGGTGGCGCCGTTGACCTTGACGGGGGCCACCATGGGCGCGTCGCTGGGCTTGAAAGCGTTTGCCGTGGCCATCATCGGCGGCCTGACCTCGGGCGTGGGCGCCATCGTCGGCGGACTGATACTGGGCATCGCCGAGACGACCACCGGCTATTACATTTCCACCGGCTACAAGGAAGTGCCTGGCCTGCTGCTCCTGCTGCTGGTGCTGGCCATCAAGCCGTCCGGCCTGTTCGGCAAAGCCGCGATCAAGAAAGTCTGA
- a CDS encoding branched-chain amino acid ABC transporter ATP-binding protein/permease yields the protein MNKKITMLALSAAGLAALALFPIVIPNPYYIHLAETILIYAILLFGLDIVVGYTGQVSLGHAGLFGIGSYATGVLVFKLGAPFWLAIPASIVGAAVFGAILALPALRVTGPYLAMVTLAFGTIVQILINEMSFLTEGPMGIKIHKPVLFGHKLTEVEYYYMVAALLVISLVVVHRILKSNLGRAFEALRDSPIASDCMGVSVYRYKVYAFVISAGFAGLAGSLYAYSEEYISPNTYNFELTILFLLAVIMGGRKTRSGALIGALIVVMLPSLLSDIELFRKIAVSAAVLGVIGSAFMLAKKRSTLRGVLVPLVATIGLAAFSYKLDNMVDWRLTIFGLMTLFVVYYLQDGIVGFLMSFIGKGRRHVQAVASQGVAPFDHAQGGQQGAPLLRVDQALMQFGGLKALNQVDLNVTQGSVHGLIGPNGSGKSTMMNVLTGIYKPTAGKVEFAGAVISGRTPSEIALGGVARTFQNVQLFGEMTATENVLVGLHNTFKSNVLDVMLHTPRYKREETAARERAASILEFVGLADLANEEARNLPYGKQRLLEIGRALGLNPRLLLLDEPAAGLTAPDIKELMAIIRKIREHGITIILIEHHMDVVMALSDVVTVLDFGQKIAEGAPALVQSDPKVIEAYLGGSAETLAPAAH from the coding sequence ATGAACAAGAAAATCACCATGCTGGCGCTGAGCGCGGCGGGTCTGGCCGCGCTCGCGCTGTTCCCCATCGTCATCCCGAATCCCTATTACATCCACCTGGCCGAGACCATTCTGATCTACGCCATCCTGCTGTTCGGCCTCGATATCGTTGTCGGCTACACGGGGCAGGTGTCGCTGGGTCATGCGGGCTTGTTCGGCATCGGCTCGTACGCCACGGGCGTGCTGGTATTCAAGCTGGGCGCGCCGTTCTGGCTGGCCATCCCTGCCAGTATCGTGGGCGCGGCCGTGTTTGGCGCCATCCTGGCCTTGCCTGCCTTGCGCGTGACGGGGCCTTACCTGGCCATGGTGACCCTGGCCTTCGGCACCATCGTGCAAATCCTGATCAATGAAATGAGCTTCCTGACGGAAGGGCCGATGGGCATCAAGATCCACAAGCCCGTCCTGTTCGGCCATAAACTGACAGAGGTGGAGTACTACTATATGGTCGCCGCGCTGCTGGTGATATCGCTGGTGGTGGTGCACCGTATTTTGAAGTCGAACCTGGGCCGAGCGTTTGAAGCCTTGCGCGACAGCCCCATCGCCTCGGACTGCATGGGCGTGTCCGTCTACCGCTACAAGGTGTACGCTTTCGTCATCAGCGCCGGTTTCGCGGGCCTGGCCGGCAGCCTGTATGCATATTCGGAAGAATACATCTCGCCCAATACCTATAACTTCGAGCTGACGATCTTGTTCCTGCTGGCCGTCATCATGGGCGGTCGCAAGACGCGCTCGGGCGCGCTGATCGGCGCCTTGATCGTCGTCATGTTGCCCAGCCTCCTGTCGGACATTGAATTGTTCCGCAAGATCGCCGTCAGCGCCGCCGTGCTGGGCGTGATCGGTTCCGCCTTCATGCTGGCCAAGAAGCGCTCTACGCTGCGCGGCGTGCTCGTGCCCCTGGTGGCTACCATCGGCCTGGCTGCGTTTTCCTACAAACTGGACAACATGGTCGACTGGCGTTTGACCATCTTCGGCCTGATGACCCTGTTCGTCGTGTACTACCTGCAGGACGGCATCGTGGGTTTTTTGATGAGCTTTATCGGCAAGGGCCGGCGCCATGTGCAGGCCGTCGCTTCTCAAGGTGTGGCGCCGTTCGACCACGCACAGGGCGGGCAGCAGGGCGCGCCCCTGCTGCGGGTGGATCAGGCCCTGATGCAGTTCGGCGGCCTGAAAGCGCTGAACCAGGTGGACTTGAACGTTACGCAAGGCTCCGTGCATGGCTTGATCGGGCCGAACGGCTCGGGCAAGAGCACGATGATGAACGTGCTGACGGGGATCTACAAGCCGACGGCGGGCAAAGTGGAATTCGCCGGCGCCGTGATCTCCGGCCGCACGCCGTCCGAAATCGCGCTGGGCGGCGTGGCGCGCACCTTTCAGAACGTGCAGCTGTTCGGCGAGATGACGGCCACCGAGAACGTGCTGGTGGGCTTGCACAATACCTTCAAATCGAATGTGCTGGACGTGATGCTGCATACGCCCCGCTACAAGCGCGAAGAAACGGCCGCGCGCGAGCGGGCCGCCAGCATCCTTGAATTCGTGGGCCTGGCCGACCTGGCCAACGAAGAGGCGCGCAATCTGCCGTATGGAAAGCAGCGGCTGCTGGAAATCGGCCGCGCGCTGGGCCTCAACCCGCGCCTGCTGCTGCTCGATGAACCGGCGGCGGGCCTGACGGCGCCCGACATCAAGGAGCTGATGGCCATCATCCGCAAGATCCGCGAGCACGGCATCACCATCATCCTGATCGAGCATCACATGGATGTGGTGATGGCGCTGTCGGACGTGGTGACGGTGCTGGACTTCGGTCAGAAGATCGCAGAAGGCGCACCCGCGCTTGTCCAGAGCGACCCGAAAGTGATCGAAGCCTACCTGGGCGGCAGCGCCGAAACCCTGGCGCCAGCGGCGCACTGA
- a CDS encoding ABC transporter ATP-binding protein, which produces MLTINNLHAAYGKVEVLHGISLDVPKGKLVTLIGSNGAGKTTTMRAISGMLKPKSGTVTLGGKDVTGLDSHRIARAGLAHSPEGRRVFASMSVTDNLLLGAFPRFTRARPKGDIKGDLDKALELFPRLKERRDQLAGTLSGGEQQMLAMARAVMLNPEVILLDEPSMGLAPILVEEVFRIITRLKAEGVTMLLVEQFAAAALNVADYGYVLENGSISVHGPAESLKTDPKVIAAYLGGGH; this is translated from the coding sequence ATGCTGACCATTAACAATCTGCACGCCGCCTACGGCAAAGTCGAAGTCCTGCACGGCATTTCGCTCGACGTCCCGAAGGGCAAGCTGGTGACCCTGATCGGCTCGAACGGGGCCGGCAAGACCACCACCATGCGCGCCATTTCCGGCATGCTGAAACCCAAATCCGGCACCGTCACCCTGGGCGGCAAGGATGTCACGGGTTTAGACTCGCACCGCATCGCCCGCGCCGGCCTGGCTCACTCGCCGGAAGGGCGGCGCGTGTTTGCCTCGATGTCGGTGACGGACAACCTGCTGCTGGGCGCTTTTCCCCGCTTTACGCGGGCGCGTCCGAAAGGCGACATCAAGGGCGACCTGGACAAGGCGCTGGAGCTGTTCCCCCGCCTGAAGGAGCGGCGCGACCAGCTGGCCGGCACGCTTTCCGGCGGCGAACAGCAAATGCTGGCCATGGCCCGCGCCGTGATGCTGAACCCGGAAGTGATCCTGCTGGACGAACCGTCGATGGGACTGGCGCCCATCCTGGTAGAGGAAGTCTTCCGCATCATCACGCGATTAAAGGCGGAAGGCGTGACCATGCTGCTGGTCGAGCAATTCGCCGCCGCCGCCCTGAACGTGGCCGATTACGGCTACGTGCTGGAAAACGGCAGTATCTCGGTGCACGGGCCGGCCGAAAGCCTCAAGACAGATCCGAAGGTGATTGCGGCTTACCTGGGCGGCGGGCACTGA
- a CDS encoding TonB-dependent receptor, translating to MPAIACAENAPLQKVEISAASGMQQRRDDTAAKIIVSRDDLVQYGDSSLAATLKRQPGVSVVGNEVRMRGLGAGYTQMLINGDPAPPGFSIESIAPDMIERIEILRSATAEYSMQAVAGSINVVLRKGASGAEREWKLGVGRQDGRWQPAVSLRVADKLPGFAYALTGALERTADDVAGRTTETIADSTGMLLALRDTRTRNASSVNKASLTPRLHWTLDNGDTLTWQSLLDWYRTGFDGVARETVLMGAASSYPRNGATSQASVLSARSDVSWAHSLGAAGKLTGKLGVNHNRRDTDYAFHGEAADGAPLLLRGVVSDAIDDSVSSSGKYLGRLGGGHALSLGWDGSLIRRSESRRQRDTYFAGGASYALDEDYTADVRRLALYAQDEWDVTPRLQMYAGVRWEGLQTATEGRTLSEVRTRASVWSPVAQLLWKLPEQERDQLRLALARTYKAPTTRNLVPRRYTVNNGNGANNPDFQGNPNLRPELAWGLDAAWESYFGKSGVASLSVYMRRISDVTVQRLFQHDGIWIASPFNNGTATVRGIEMDVKFPARTWWVQAPDIDVRANAGRNWSSVAAVPGPGNRLASQVPATLNLGLDYRLSPRISMGGNLNVQTGGLARLDAHASSHAGVRRTLDAYALWQPDAKTRVRLSAANLLHQHQVQGLSYVDDAGRSDSVTTLDGSAALRLMFERSL from the coding sequence TTGCCCGCCATTGCCTGCGCCGAAAATGCGCCGCTGCAGAAAGTTGAAATTTCGGCCGCCAGCGGCATGCAGCAGCGGCGCGACGATACGGCCGCGAAGATCATCGTCAGCCGTGACGACCTTGTCCAATATGGCGACAGCAGCCTGGCCGCGACACTGAAACGCCAGCCCGGCGTCTCCGTCGTTGGCAACGAGGTGCGCATGCGGGGCCTGGGCGCCGGCTACACGCAAATGCTGATCAACGGCGACCCCGCGCCTCCGGGGTTTTCCATCGAGTCGATCGCCCCTGACATGATCGAGCGCATCGAGATTTTGCGCAGCGCGACGGCCGAATACAGCATGCAAGCCGTCGCCGGCAGCATCAACGTGGTCTTGCGCAAGGGCGCCAGCGGCGCCGAGCGCGAATGGAAACTGGGCGTGGGCCGGCAGGATGGCCGCTGGCAGCCTGCCGTGTCCTTGCGCGTGGCGGACAAGCTGCCGGGTTTCGCCTACGCGCTGACGGGCGCGCTGGAGCGCACGGCCGATGACGTGGCGGGACGGACGACTGAAACAATCGCTGATTCCACCGGCATGCTGCTGGCGCTGCGTGACACGCGCACGCGCAACGCTTCGTCCGTCAACAAGGCCAGCCTGACGCCGCGCCTGCACTGGACCCTGGACAATGGCGACACGCTCACCTGGCAAAGCTTGCTGGACTGGTATCGCACGGGGTTTGACGGTGTGGCCCGCGAAACGGTGCTGATGGGGGCGGCCAGCAGCTACCCGCGCAATGGCGCCACCTCGCAAGCCAGCGTGTTGTCGGCGCGCAGTGATGTGAGCTGGGCGCACTCGCTGGGAGCGGCGGGCAAGCTGACGGGCAAGCTGGGCGTCAACCACAACCGGCGCGATACGGATTACGCCTTCCATGGCGAGGCGGCCGATGGCGCGCCCCTGCTGCTGCGCGGCGTGGTCTCCGACGCCATCGATGACAGCGTCAGCAGCAGCGGAAAATACCTGGGAAGGCTGGGCGGCGGGCATGCCCTGAGCTTGGGCTGGGACGGCAGCCTGATACGCCGCAGCGAGTCGCGCCGCCAGCGCGACACGTATTTTGCCGGCGGCGCATCGTATGCGCTCGATGAAGACTACACGGCCGATGTACGTCGCCTGGCCCTGTATGCGCAGGATGAATGGGATGTGACACCGCGCCTGCAAATGTATGCGGGCGTGCGCTGGGAAGGCTTGCAGACGGCGACCGAAGGGCGCACTTTGAGCGAAGTGCGCACGCGGGCCAGCGTCTGGAGTCCCGTGGCGCAGCTGCTGTGGAAGCTGCCGGAGCAGGAGCGCGACCAGCTGCGGCTGGCGCTGGCGCGCACCTACAAGGCGCCCACCACGCGCAACCTGGTGCCGCGCCGCTATACCGTCAACAATGGCAATGGCGCCAATAATCCCGATTTTCAGGGCAATCCCAACCTGCGCCCCGAGCTGGCGTGGGGGCTGGACGCGGCCTGGGAGAGCTATTTTGGCAAGAGCGGCGTGGCCAGCCTGTCGGTATACATGCGGCGCATCAGCGACGTCACCGTGCAGCGCCTGTTCCAGCACGATGGCATCTGGATTGCCAGCCCGTTCAACAATGGCACTGCCACGGTGCGCGGCATCGAAATGGATGTGAAATTCCCCGCGCGGACCTGGTGGGTGCAGGCACCCGATATCGACGTGCGCGCCAATGCGGGGCGCAACTGGTCCAGCGTCGCCGCCGTGCCGGGTCCTGGCAACCGCCTGGCCAGCCAGGTGCCGGCCACGCTCAACCTGGGACTCGATTACCGGCTCTCGCCGAGGATAAGCATGGGCGGTAATCTGAACGTGCAGACGGGCGGCCTGGCGCGGCTCGATGCGCATGCCAGCAGCCATGCGGGCGTGCGGCGCACCCTTGACGCATATGCGCTGTGGCAGCCGGACGCGAAAACGCGCGTGCGCCTGTCGGCGGCCAATCTGCTGCATCAGCATCAGGTGCAGGGGCTATCCTATGTGGATGATGCGGGCCGCAGCGACAGCGTGACGACCCTGGACGGCAGCGCAGCGCTGCGCCTGATGTTCGAGCGCAGCTTGTAA
- a CDS encoding DUF2288 domain-containing protein: MQTNPEKDTELRLKVNSETARLAWSELEKHFAQGNVVWVANELDLVEVAVRISHDDKATITQWMVDGKVAKVSDQQALDWQAADAALWAVVVSPFILVQQEKPTRH, encoded by the coding sequence ATGCAAACCAATCCTGAAAAAGACACCGAACTACGCCTCAAAGTGAACAGCGAAACGGCCCGCCTGGCCTGGAGCGAGCTGGAAAAACACTTCGCCCAGGGCAACGTCGTCTGGGTCGCCAATGAACTGGACCTGGTCGAAGTGGCCGTGCGCATCTCGCACGACGACAAGGCCACCATCACGCAGTGGATGGTCGATGGCAAAGTGGCCAAGGTGTCGGACCAGCAGGCGCTGGACTGGCAGGCAGCCGATGCCGCGCTATGGGCCGTCGTCGTCAGCCCATTCATCCTGGTGCAGCAGGAAAAGCCCACCAGACACTGA
- a CDS encoding MbcA/ParS/Xre antitoxin family protein, which produces MNLAYAYPKSRFEPAILVDLNAKAERERLSQAALKGFFKLAAAWKLRDDDARELLGGLSSSAYYEWKKHPDRVLEVDRITRISYLLGIYKALHILYGDKLADEWVSLPNKNPIFGGRTPLSQMLAGGLLAMQTVRKLLDARRGGL; this is translated from the coding sequence ATGAATCTCGCCTATGCCTACCCCAAGAGCCGCTTCGAGCCGGCTATCCTCGTCGACTTGAACGCGAAAGCCGAGCGCGAGCGATTGTCGCAGGCGGCATTGAAAGGGTTTTTCAAGCTGGCCGCCGCCTGGAAACTGCGCGACGACGATGCGCGCGAATTGCTGGGCGGCCTGTCCAGCAGCGCCTACTACGAGTGGAAGAAGCACCCGGACCGCGTGCTGGAAGTGGACCGCATCACGCGCATTTCCTATTTGCTGGGCATCTACAAGGCCTTGCACATCCTGTATGGCGACAAGCTGGCGGACGAATGGGTGAGTTTGCCCAACAAAAACCCCATCTTCGGCGGACGCACGCCCCTGTCGCAGATGCTGGCCGGCGGCTTGCTGGCGATGCAGACCGTGCGCAAGCTGCTCGACGCGCGCCGCGGAGGGCTGTAA
- a CDS encoding S53 family peptidase, whose protein sequence is MKRFIPPHPRHGRLLLGATATLLLGACGPGQETSTPPAAIATAATQFSVEVPVIPAAVGALVAQPMFHAAPALLDAPDGRDSANSSGSAHWRPHLQNVPGAMREMSTRRLTAQRIAAVEQTAQDIAPLLDGGASDIAAPMAGSSVVATYSPAQIRAAYDLPALPAAGTALTPAQAAQLGAGQTIYIVDAMHNPNAAAELAIFNQKFGLPGCTTKAIATNASLPLPPAPASGCEFSVVYNTPSSTMTATAPAYNSGWAMEIALDVQWAHATAPLARIVLIEAPDASINSLLGAVRLANLMGPGVVSMSFGAAEGNWTASVDSAFTGKNMSYLAATGDSGSGVSWPSVSSNVLAVGGTTLSYSGSGMRSETAWSGTGGGISAYTALPTYQTASVPGLTNLLRRNVADVAFNADPATGQYTAVMTPGSSTASWLSIGGTSLSTPQWAGLVAIANASRALQAKTALGLPHSMLYGQIATVPGTFASSFADITRGSNGTCSVCTARVGYDPLGGLGTPNVKSLLASLSGTQIAPAAPVVAPASISGAAGKALSFTVAASAANPLSYTMLGAPAGMSIAATGVVSWAAPIAGTYAVTMVAKDSVSGLSGQGVYAIVITPVAPPVVGTGAITGKVGTALAFNVSVSSANPVSYTLSGAPAGMTISSAGLVSWAAPVAGTYAVTVTAKDSKTELSGKGIYTVAIAAPLPPVVTVASVSGKPDVALSFTATTVAPNPVTYSLSGAPSGMTINAAGVVNWAKPVLGSYSVTVIARDTRSGLSGQAVATVKIAAAGPTINAATMMGVAGKTMSGSIVLTAPGANALWISITGAPLGMQFSMNGMTITARWPLPVTGSYTLKVVALDNNGLTAQLTVPVTVTAR, encoded by the coding sequence ATGAAAAGATTCATCCCGCCGCATCCCCGTCACGGGCGCCTGCTGCTGGGCGCCACTGCCACCCTCCTGCTGGGTGCTTGCGGCCCCGGCCAGGAGACCTCGACGCCGCCTGCCGCCATCGCCACGGCCGCGACACAGTTCAGTGTCGAGGTACCCGTCATCCCCGCCGCCGTCGGCGCGCTGGTGGCGCAACCAATGTTTCATGCGGCCCCGGCCCTGCTCGATGCGCCTGACGGGCGCGACAGCGCCAACAGCAGCGGCTCGGCCCACTGGCGGCCACACTTGCAGAACGTGCCAGGCGCCATGAGGGAAATGAGCACGCGCCGCCTGACGGCGCAAAGAATCGCCGCCGTGGAACAGACGGCACAGGACATCGCGCCGCTGCTGGACGGCGGCGCGAGCGACATCGCCGCACCCATGGCCGGCAGCAGCGTCGTGGCCACCTACTCGCCCGCGCAAATTCGCGCCGCCTACGACCTGCCCGCCCTGCCGGCGGCTGGCACGGCACTGACGCCAGCCCAGGCGGCACAGCTGGGCGCAGGACAGACGATCTATATCGTCGACGCCATGCACAATCCGAACGCGGCGGCCGAACTGGCCATCTTCAACCAGAAGTTCGGCTTGCCCGGCTGCACCACCAAAGCCATCGCCACCAATGCCAGCCTGCCACTGCCGCCCGCCCCGGCCAGCGGCTGTGAATTTTCAGTCGTGTACAACACGCCATCGAGCACCATGACGGCCACCGCGCCAGCCTATAATTCGGGCTGGGCCATGGAAATCGCGCTCGACGTGCAATGGGCGCATGCCACGGCACCGCTGGCGCGCATCGTGCTGATCGAGGCGCCCGACGCTTCCATCAACAGCCTGCTGGGCGCCGTGCGCCTGGCCAACCTGATGGGGCCTGGCGTCGTCTCGATGAGCTTTGGCGCTGCCGAAGGCAACTGGACAGCTTCCGTCGACAGCGCCTTCACGGGCAAGAACATGAGCTACCTGGCCGCCACGGGCGATTCGGGCAGCGGCGTGTCCTGGCCCTCCGTGTCGTCCAACGTGCTGGCCGTGGGCGGTACCACGCTCAGCTACAGCGGCAGCGGCATGCGCAGCGAAACGGCCTGGTCCGGCACGGGCGGCGGCATCAGCGCCTATACGGCGCTGCCCACCTACCAGACGGCCAGCGTCCCCGGCCTGACCAACCTGCTGCGGCGCAATGTGGCCGACGTGGCCTTCAATGCCGACCCCGCCACGGGCCAGTACACGGCCGTGATGACTCCCGGCAGCAGCACCGCCAGCTGGCTCAGCATCGGCGGCACCAGCCTGTCCACGCCGCAATGGGCCGGCCTGGTCGCCATCGCCAACGCCAGCCGCGCGCTGCAAGCCAAGACAGCGCTCGGCTTGCCGCACAGCATGCTGTACGGCCAGATCGCCACCGTGCCGGGCACCTTTGCCAGCAGCTTTGCCGACATCACGCGCGGCAGCAACGGCACTTGCAGCGTGTGCACGGCCAGGGTCGGCTACGACCCGCTGGGCGGCCTGGGCACGCCTAACGTGAAAAGCCTGCTGGCCAGCCTGTCGGGCACGCAGATCGCACCGGCCGCCCCCGTGGTGGCGCCGGCCAGCATCAGCGGCGCGGCCGGCAAGGCACTGTCGTTCACCGTAGCGGCCAGCGCAGCCAATCCCCTCAGCTACACCATGCTGGGCGCGCCGGCCGGCATGAGCATCGCCGCCACTGGCGTGGTCAGCTGGGCAGCCCCCATCGCGGGCACGTATGCCGTGACCATGGTGGCCAAGGATAGCGTCAGCGGCCTCAGTGGCCAGGGCGTGTACGCCATCGTCATTACCCCCGTCGCGCCGCCCGTCGTCGGCACCGGCGCCATCACGGGCAAGGTTGGCACGGCGCTGGCATTCAACGTCAGCGTTAGCTCCGCCAATCCTGTCAGCTATACGCTGAGCGGCGCGCCGGCCGGCATGACCATCAGCAGCGCCGGACTGGTGAGCTGGGCTGCACCCGTGGCCGGCACCTATGCCGTCACCGTGACAGCCAAGGACAGCAAGACTGAGCTGAGCGGCAAAGGCATCTACACAGTGGCCATCGCCGCCCCCCTGCCACCCGTGGTCACCGTGGCCAGCGTCAGCGGCAAGCCGGACGTGGCCCTGTCATTCACCGCCACGACGGTGGCGCCCAACCCCGTCACCTACAGCCTGTCGGGCGCGCCGTCCGGCATGACCATCAATGCCGCCGGCGTTGTCAACTGGGCCAAGCCCGTACTGGGCAGCTACAGCGTGACGGTCATCGCCAGGGACACCAGGTCGGGCTTGAGCGGCCAGGCCGTGGCCACGGTGAAAATCGCCGCCGCCGGCCCCACGATCAACGCCGCCACCATGATGGGCGTGGCCGGCAAGACCATGAGCGGCAGCATCGTGCTGACGGCACCGGGCGCGAACGCGCTATGGATCTCGATTACCGGCGCGCCCCTGGGCATGCAGTTTTCCATGAACGGCATGACGATCACGGCCCGCTGGCCCCTGCCGGTGACGGGCAGCTATACGCTGAAGGTCGTGGCGCTGGACAATAACGGCCTGACGGCGCAGCTGACCGTGCCGGTGACTGTCACGGCCAGATAA
- the fos gene encoding fosfomycin resistance glutathione transferase, giving the protein MLTGLNHLTLSVRDLARSVVFYRDTLGLRLHARWDRGAYLSAGDLWLCLALDGQDTAALARPAYTHYAFAISQEDFAAFAARLRAAGVVEWQQNRSAGDSLYFLDPDGHQLEAHAGSLAQRLAACRAAPYQDMVFED; this is encoded by the coding sequence ATGTTGACCGGCCTGAACCACCTCACCCTGTCCGTGCGCGACCTGGCGCGCAGTGTCGTTTTTTACCGCGACACCTTGGGCCTGCGCCTGCATGCGCGCTGGGACAGGGGCGCGTATCTGTCGGCCGGGGATTTGTGGCTGTGCCTGGCGCTGGACGGGCAAGACACGGCTGCACTGGCCAGACCTGCCTACACGCACTATGCCTTTGCCATCTCCCAGGAAGACTTCGCCGCCTTTGCCGCCCGCCTGCGCGCCGCTGGCGTGGTGGAATGGCAGCAAAATCGCAGCGCCGGCGACTCCCTGTATTTTCTCGATCCGGACGGGCACCAGCTGGAAGCCCATGCGGGCAGCCTGGCGCAGCGGCTGGCGGCCTGCCGCGCGGCGCCGTATCAAGACATGGTATTCGAGGATTAA